Proteins co-encoded in one Deinococcus sp. Leaf326 genomic window:
- a CDS encoding class III lanthipeptide, with protein MNRVLQLQTLQASNPAPAEWSTVSNHCGSHQLA; from the coding sequence ATGAACCGAGTTCTCCAGCTCCAGACCCTGCAGGCTTCCAACCCCGCTCCCGCTGAATGGAGCACCGTCAGCAACCACTGCGGTAGCCACCAGCTGGCCTGA
- a CDS encoding class III lanthipeptide, with protein MNRVLQLQTLQASNPAPAEWSTVSNHCGSHQLA; from the coding sequence ATGAACCGAGTTCTCCAGCTCCAGACCCTGCAGGCTTCCAACCCCGCTCCCGCTGAATGGAGTACCGTCAGCAACCACTGCGGTAGCCACCAGCTGGCCTGA
- a CDS encoding class III lanthipeptide: MKRVLQLQTLQASAPAPAEWSTVSNHCSSVQLS; this comes from the coding sequence ATGAAACGAGTTCTTCAACTGCAAACTCTTCAGGCTTCGGCGCCCGCTCCGGCCGAATGGAGCACGGTCAGTAACCACTGCAGCAGCGTCCAGCTGTCCTAA